From one Liolophura sinensis isolate JHLJ2023 chromosome 10, CUHK_Ljap_v2, whole genome shotgun sequence genomic stretch:
- the LOC135476627 gene encoding required for meiotic nuclear division protein 1 homolog isoform X2, translated as MKPLQTLIKPARLWLKACIYRPPLYTNICRFGSCYTRTENAGNGLLRASEPFLQTRISVGCVRLFNSTTELFAPPIANSIQKNVQAVIAKRPAKKKVAVSRSRDKDQVYEVTAYATSEEYHLEDLSTALEQQGLYLVSSLPEDVENALYVCAKYKVDETQREVFFFREGCAVFWNMPETERAEVLKFVEKFSENVYSVSLIEHELEKMDFVYTQKAPSLTSGTIHIQERQDVDTEESSAQTTLVKYAFSNALSLSVKLGIWEASLDKFVESIEPVLEDMKVGRRIKMTKQEVLQKTGELFTLRHLINLSSDLLDPPDFYWDREQLETLYQQAFVYLNIPKRTKVMNEKLNHCCELTELLISHLNDNHHIRLEWMIILLIMVEVFFEIVHYVEKYTVQEEFSVTSQTANSTER; from the exons ATGAAGCCGCTTCAGACGTTGATAAAGCCAGCAAGGCTATGGCTAAAAGCCTGCATATATCGTCCAccattatatacaaatatatgtcgGTTTGGGTCTTGTTATACACGGACTGAAAATGCTGGAAACGGTTTACTGAGAGCTTCGGAACCATTTCTACAGACTCGGATTTCTGTTGGGTGTGTAAGGCTTTTCAACTCCACAACAGAGTTATTCGCCCCTCCCATAGCAAACAGCATACAGAAAAATGTACAAGCTGTGATAGCAAAGAGACCCGCTAAGAAGAAAGTGGCTGTGTCAAGATCTAGGGACAAG gACCAAGTGTATGAGGTGACAGCTTATGCCACATCAGAGGAGTATCACCTGGAAGATTTGAGCACAGCATTAGAACAGCAGGGCCTCTATCTCGTCTCAAGTCTGCCCGAAG ATGTGGAGAATGCCCTGTATGTGTGTGCCAAATACAAGGTGGATGAAACACAGCGTGAAGTCTTCTTCTTCAG GGAGGGCTGTGCAGTGTTTTGGAACATGCCAGAGACAGAA agAGCTGaagtgctgaaatttgttgaGAAGTTCTCAGAGAATGTGTATAGTGTAAGTCTGATAGAGCATGAATTGGAGAAGATGGACTTTGTCTATACACA AAAGGCTCCCAGTCTCACATCTGGCACTATTCACATTCAGGAGCGTCAGGATGTTGATACAGAAGAGAGCTCTGCTCAGACCACCCTCGTCAAATATGCATTCTCCAACGCTCTCTCGCTGTCTGTCAAGCTGGGCATTTGGGAGGCTTCCTTGGATAAATTTGTGGAGTCCATAGAACCTGTTCTGGAG GATATGAAGGTTGGCAGGAGaatcaaaatgacaaaacaagAGGTGCTTCAGAAAACTGGAGAGCTGTTCACTTTGAG ACATTTGATCAACTTGAGCTCAGATTTGCTGGACCCTCCAGACTTTTACTGGGACAGAGAACAACTGGAGACATTGTACCAACAGGCTTTTGTCTACCTGAACATTCCCAAGAGGACAAAG GTGATGAACGAAAAGTTAAACCATTGTTGTGAACTGACAGAACTACTGATCTCCCACCTGAATGACAATCATCACATCAGACTGGAGTGGATGATCATACTGCTGATCATGGTTGAG GTTTTCTTCGAGATTGTTCACTACGTGGAGAAGTACACTGTTCAGGAGGAGTTCTCTGTGACATCACAGACTGCAAATAGCACAGAAAGGTGA